A part of Rhinatrema bivittatum chromosome 16, aRhiBiv1.1, whole genome shotgun sequence genomic DNA contains:
- the LOC115077585 gene encoding olfactory receptor 12D3-like, translating into MEAKNQTEISDFILLGLTTVPNLKKFLFVQFSIFYLITILGNSTIIMLVITSSRLHTPMYYLLANLSFLDICFSSVTVPNMLVGFLSERQSIAFPYCVTQLHFFHFVGSTEGIILTVMSFDRYVAICNPFKYSIIMNKKVCILLISGSWIAGFLHAMIHAIVTSWLHFCKSNEIRHFFCDIKPLLNLACSNTQLNELLLTIMTGFIAISSFLLTVISYIYIGSTILKFRSAQERHKAFSTCASHLTVVLLFYGTANCTYLRPISDNSLQQDRVAAILFTVFTPALNPLIYTLRNQEVKSSLKKVVHRNLFPKRL; encoded by the coding sequence ATGGAAGCAAAAAACCAAACTGAGATATCTGACTTCATTCTATTGGGGCTTACAACTGTGCCAAATTTGAAGAAGTTTCTTTTTGTACAATTTTCTATTTTCTACCTGATTACTATCCTAGGAAATAGCACTATAATAATGTTGGTCATCACCAGCTCTCGCCTTCATACCCCAATGTATTATCTTCTAGCTAACCTATCCTTCCTAGACATCTGCTTCTCATCTGTCACTGTTCCAAACATGCTAGTGGGCTTTCTATCAGAGAGGCAATCCATTGCCTTCCCATACTGCGTCACACAGCTACATTTCTTTCACTTTGTGGGGAGTACAGAGGGAATCATTCTAACTGTTATGTCATTTGATCGCTATGTAGCAATCTGTAATCCTTTCAAATACAGCATTATTATGAATAAGAAAGTCTGCATTCTGCTGATATCAGGTTCCTGGATAGCTGGCTTTCTCCATGCTATGATCCATGCTATTGTGACTTCCTGGTTACATTTTTGCAAATCTAATGAAATCCGTCACTTCTTTTGTGATATCAAGCCCCTGCTGAACTTGGCATGCTCCAACACTCAACTAAATGAGCTTTTGCTAACCATCATGACTGGATTTATAGCAATAAGTTCATTTCTCTTAACTGTGATTTCTTACATATATATTGGTTCAACTATACTAAAATTCCGATCAGCCCAAGAGAGACACAAGGCTTTCTCTACCTGTGCATCCCACCTGACTGTTGTTCTCCTCTTCTATGGTACGGCCAACTGTACATATCTGAGACCCATCTCAGATAATTCTTTGCAGCAAGACCGAGTGGCTGCTATACTGTTCACAGTTTTCACCCCAGCACTGAATCCCCTTATCTATACTTTGAGGAACCAGGAGGTTAAAAGTTCCCTAAAGAAGGTAGTACACAGGAACCTATTTCCAAAAAGACTGTAA